From the Rhinopithecus roxellana isolate Shanxi Qingling chromosome 5, ASM756505v1, whole genome shotgun sequence genome, the window TGGAGCTGGGTGTGGGCTTGGATTCCTGAAGGGTGGCTCTGGGACAGTGCCTGGGAGGACACAGGGAAGGGCCTCTGAGGAGGCGACCCCAGGACTGTCTACATTACAGTGGcagctaggattttttttttccccatggcaCATCCCATGAGGATGATGACAATAATTATAGTTGCTAGGGCCAGACACTGCCTGATGGCTAAGCAGTGCCTTTACGTTATCCACGAAAGGCaagaaacaggcccagagaggtaaagGGACTTGTGCCGAGTTCAGGGTTTGAACCTAGGTCTTGGCTCCAAGCTTGCTAGAAGCAACTATCTTGGGTTGCAATCAGGGCAGGCACTCTTGAGAACAGTGATGGAACTTttctccttatttaaaaaatccacatGGGCTATTCATTTGGCAGCAGGTCACAGCATGCTACCATCGGGGCCAAGGCAGGGGCgtggcaataaaataaaataggaccTCTCCACACCCCAGAAAGGCACAGCTTTGGGGAGCAGAGGGTCTGTCTGGAGGGAAGTATGGACTTCCAGGAACCCCTAGGAGGAAGGCCAGGAGCTCTGGGCTGGAGAGGTGAGAGAAGACAAGAAGGAGAGAGCCACTCTGGGGGAAATTGCAACCAGGACTCTCAGGGGCCCTGTGCCATGGGACGAAAGCAGGAGGGAGCCCGGATGGACTGGTCAGATCTGGACTTCAGTTCACACTGCATCCATTCTGGCTATTGCCTGCTCAAATGCACTTTGGCCTCTCCCTTGTTGCCTACAAAACTGGTCTCAGTTGTAGTGCTGAGCTCATGAGTGAGGAGGATAGAAGGCAGAGCCATCTACTGTTCCCAAGAGTGCCTGCCCTGATTGCAACCTGCAAACACAGGTTCCTGGAGTGTTTGCAGGGGGATCTTTTGAGCTCTTGGCTGACCCAGGACTGGACAGGGCAGCTGCTTGCCTGGGTGAAAGAGCCCCTCTCTCCCATCCTCCAGCTAAGGTCTGGGAGTGACAGCCCATGAGGGCATGGGTGGGAGAAGTGAACAGTGGGCTCAGGAGGATTGAACAGACTTCCAGGGAAGAAGGGCTGTGTCACATTTTGCGCTTCCTCCAAATCTGACACCACCTGGGCCCAGGCTCTCTCTGGCAGaaaccttccctgaccaccccacTCTACTCTCATTCACAGAAGTTGATAGTCTCCTTAGCTACAGCCAACTAATGTGTTGGGAGTGCTAAGTGTGTCCCCGGCTTTGGGGGCAGCTGTGCTGCCAGGACAGCCAGGCAGTCTCTGCCCAGACTGACTGACTGCACTAAGCCTGGCCCATCCTACACTCAGTGGCACCCACCAGAGCACTACACCCAGCCCAGCCACTCACCATTCCTGTCAGCAGTTCATACAGTAGAGACCCAAAGCTCCACCAGTCACAGGCTTCTGTCAGCTCAGAAATCCCACCCACCTCTGTGGGAACAAGAACACAGGTGTCCCAGCCTCACCCAAGAGGGCCTCTTCCATTCTCCTCAGCCTACCCAGACACCACCCACCCCTTCTGTCATTCTCAGACTCTGGGCGCAACCCACACAAAGGCACCCAGGTGCTAgggcccaccccggcctccccgTTCTTGCCTGGGGCACTGTAGAGATTGTCCACGGCCTCCCCGCAGCACTGGGGCTCCACCTCTGACCACTGGCCAAAATATGTGAGCCGGATGTGACCTCCAGTGTGTAGGAGGAAAAAGGAGGGGACAAAGGAGGGGACAAAGATTGAGGACAGCTGACATGGGGAGGGGGTTCCAGGGCTTCCCCCAACAGTCATGCGGTGGGAGCCAATGGCCTTGCTGGGCAGAACCTCTGCAGGGGCACAGCACCCTGAGGCCCACAGAGCCCACAGGGTACTCCCAGGAGCCTCGGCCAACAGACTCCGGCCTAGGCCCACTGAAGGGCTGGCTGGGGCCAGGGAGGAGAAGACAACCTTGGAGGTCCCCTCGACTTTGGGGATCTCTCGTCCTCTGCCTGAGGAGGCCTTGGGGGCTGCCCCCctgaggggtggggagggcaccTACCTGCCTGGTCCAGGAGCAGGTTCCCGGGGTGGAGGTCCCGGCACAGCACCCCCTGCTCATGCAATGCCTCCAGTGCCACCAGCGTCTCCGCCGCCCACTGCTTCACCTGCTCCTCTCTCACACTCCAGGTGGCCCTGCCACAGCCCCGGCCGGCCCCATCTGCTGACAGGCAGCTCTGATCCATGCCTTGGCCACAGCCCCCTAGCACCAGGCCGGCCCCCTCGGGAACCCAAGTGAGCCCCTGAGGGGGCCCAGCGTCTGAGTTCTGGCCAGCCCGCCTAGCTTGAAGGTGCAGGTGGCCAcctggggcctttggaaggtccGAGGAGCCAGAGGTGCTGGTCCTGGCTGTGGGTTCACCTTCAGCCTCCCTCTGGGGTCTGGTGGATGGGGCCTCCCCGGCTAGGGGAAGGCTCGGAGAAGTCCTAGGAGGCTCCAGGGCGATTCGGTCCTGGCCAGGGGTGTGGCCTGAGGGGAGCCTCGCTGgggtcaggaggttgaggtgggggtTGAGCTGAGCCTTCATCCTCTCCTGGGTAGAGCCAGAGCTGAGCCCAGAATGTCGGGGGTGCGCCTGGGAGAGCAGGTGGGACCAGAGAGTGCCTCCTGGGCCATGCAGAGGGAGCGGTGAGCGTGGGGACAGGGAGAAAAAGAGCATGGATGCCAGGGCCCGCTCCCACTCCTGCCTCCCCTGTCTTGGGCACAGACTTTCTGCCTCTGGGTGTCTGGGCCTAGTTCAGCCCCTCACCTctgctccctcccacccctcaGCTTAGAATGCCCTCCGCCCTCCTCTTGACCCACCTAAAGCGGGCCCAGCCTCACAAACTGGCACACCACCGACAGACGTCCAGTACTGCCAGTGTCTGT encodes:
- the RPS6KL1 gene encoding ribosomal protein S6 kinase-like 1 isoform X2, with protein sequence MSLVAYECLPSPSLEPEPCSRARSQARVYLEQIRNRVALGAPDMTKRDYLVDAATQIRLALERDVGEDYEAAFNHYQNGVDVLLRGIHVDPNKERREAVKLKITKYLRRAEEIFNCHLQRPLGSGASPSTVQLVQDPATRETFVVKSLPRCHMVSRERLTIIPHGVPYMTKLLRYFVSEDSIFLHLEHVQGGTLWSHLLSQAHPRHSGLSSGSTQERMKAQLNPHLNLLTPARLPSGHTPGQDRIALEPPRTSPSLPLAGEAPSTRPQREAEGEPTARTSTSGSSDLPKAPGGHLHLQARRAGQNSDAGPPQGLTWVPEGAGLVLGGCGQGMDQSCLSADGAGRGCGRATWSVREEQVKQWAAETLVALEALHEQGVLCRDLHPGNLLLDQAGHIRLTYFGQWSEVEPQCCGEAVDNLYSAPEVGGISELTEACDWWSFGSLLYELLTGMALSQSHPSGIQAHTQLQLPEWLSRPAASLLTELLQFEPTRRLGVGEGGVSKLKSHPFFSTIQWSKLVG
- the RPS6KL1 gene encoding ribosomal protein S6 kinase-like 1 isoform X1; translated protein: MSLVAYECLPSPSLEPEPCSRARSQARVYLEQIRNRVALGAPDMTKRDYLVDAATQIRLALERDVGEDYEAAFNHYQNGVDVLLRGIHVDPNKERREAVKLKITKYLRRAEEIFNCHLQRPLGSGASPSTGFSSLRLRPIRTLSSAVEQLRGYRVVGVIEKVQLVQDPATRETFVVKSLPRCHMVSRERLTIIPHGVPYMTKLLRYFVSEDSIFLHLEHVQGGTLWSHLLSQAHPRHSGLSSGSTQERMKAQLNPHLNLLTPARLPSGHTPGQDRIALEPPRTSPSLPLAGEAPSTRPQREAEGEPTARTSTSGSSDLPKAPGGHLHLQARRAGQNSDAGPPQGLTWVPEGAGLVLGGCGQGMDQSCLSADGAGRGCGRATWSVREEQVKQWAAETLVALEALHEQGVLCRDLHPGNLLLDQAGHIRLTYFGQWSEVEPQCCGEAVDNLYSAPEVGGISELTEACDWWSFGSLLYELLTGMALSQSHPSGIQAHTQLQLPEWLSRPAASLLTELLQFEPTRRLGVGEGGVSKLKSHPFFSTIQWSKLVG